A stretch of Stenotrophomonas indicatrix DNA encodes these proteins:
- a CDS encoding aminoglycoside phosphotransferase family protein: MSFASAQQIVEVLQQSYDINATAVVPRPVGADANACVFRIDARHDHWWLKCRNFQVAPAVWDSLHWLRGTLGIEEIVAPWPALTGGASVQRWGLQFTLFPYIEGQSGFEAPLSRAQWRQLGEVLRRLHEAEIPPALRQALPTLRLETAAVDTVATWLRDPSTQAQAQDRSGSAFLALWQQQRPRIAELHQRAEALHRQLQGEAPALRLCHTDLHAGNLLMGQDDALHLIDWDGLALAPRERDLMFVGAAVGGRWGREHPLGFAEGYGSDLGDPRWIAWYRHWRILQDLIEFEQMLLGPGAAQRSLQQHRQALHYLGEQFAPGNVFDAAERAYQVL, from the coding sequence ATGTCATTCGCTTCGGCGCAGCAGATCGTTGAAGTCCTGCAGCAGTCCTACGACATCAACGCGACGGCGGTGGTGCCGCGTCCGGTGGGCGCCGACGCCAATGCGTGCGTGTTCCGTATCGATGCCCGCCACGACCATTGGTGGTTGAAGTGCCGCAACTTCCAGGTGGCACCCGCGGTGTGGGACAGCCTGCATTGGCTGCGTGGCACCTTGGGCATCGAAGAGATTGTTGCGCCGTGGCCGGCATTGACCGGCGGCGCATCGGTGCAGCGCTGGGGCCTGCAGTTCACGCTGTTCCCCTACATCGAAGGGCAGTCGGGCTTCGAGGCACCGCTGAGCCGTGCGCAATGGCGCCAGCTGGGCGAAGTGCTGCGTCGCCTGCATGAGGCCGAGATTCCGCCGGCGTTGCGCCAGGCCCTGCCGACGCTGCGGCTTGAAACCGCAGCGGTCGACACGGTGGCGACATGGTTGCGCGATCCCTCGACGCAGGCGCAGGCGCAGGATCGGTCCGGCAGTGCGTTCCTGGCGCTGTGGCAGCAGCAGCGGCCGCGCATCGCCGAACTTCACCAGCGTGCCGAAGCGCTGCATCGCCAATTGCAGGGTGAAGCACCGGCGTTGCGCCTGTGCCACACCGACCTGCACGCGGGCAACCTGCTGATGGGGCAGGACGATGCACTCCACCTGATTGACTGGGATGGCCTGGCACTGGCCCCGCGCGAGCGTGACCTGATGTTTGTCGGCGCCGCGGTAGGTGGTCGCTGGGGGCGCGAGCATCCGCTCGGCTTCGCCGAAGGCTATGGCAGCGACCTGGGCGATCCGCGCTGGATTGCGTGGTACCGGCACTGGCGCATCCTGCAGGACCTGATCGAATTCGAGCAGATGCTGCTGGGCCCCGGCGCGGCGCAGCGCTCGTTGCAGCAGCACCGGCAAGCACTGCATTACCTGGGCGAGCAGTTCGCGCCGGGCAATGTGTTCGATGCGGCCGAGCGCGCGTACCAAGTGCTGTAG
- a CDS encoding DMT family transporter encodes MRAALLMLGSTMAFGLMAVAIRYATRYVPTQEVAFFRNAFGLLALLPMLLRPGHAPLKTQQLPRYFLRSAIGLGSMLCAFWALGHLPLAQAVSLSYSTPLFVTIAAVLWLGETVRVRRWAAVVVGFIGVLVIVRPGTAGFTSGSLIAVAAAVLSSLVAIQIKQLTRIDSADTVVLYTYVFWVPLSLIPALFVWVWPTGIAWVWLLATGVLGTIGQLLWTRALRLGEVSALTPISFLQLPLVTLCGWLLFAETVDRWTIIGAGIILAANAYIAHREAVLSRRAASVAASAAAKPAE; translated from the coding sequence TTGCGGGCGGCGCTGCTGATGCTCGGCAGCACCATGGCGTTTGGACTGATGGCGGTGGCGATCCGCTACGCCACCCGCTACGTGCCGACCCAGGAAGTGGCGTTTTTCCGCAATGCCTTCGGCCTGCTCGCCCTGCTGCCGATGCTGCTGCGCCCAGGCCATGCCCCGTTGAAGACCCAGCAGCTGCCGCGCTATTTCCTGCGCAGCGCGATCGGCCTGGGCTCGATGCTGTGCGCGTTCTGGGCGTTGGGCCACCTGCCCCTGGCACAGGCCGTTTCGCTGTCCTACTCCACCCCGTTGTTCGTCACCATCGCGGCGGTGCTGTGGCTGGGCGAAACGGTACGCGTACGGCGCTGGGCAGCGGTGGTGGTCGGCTTCATCGGCGTGCTGGTGATCGTGCGGCCGGGCACGGCCGGCTTCACGTCCGGCAGCCTGATCGCGGTGGCCGCCGCCGTGCTCAGCTCGCTGGTGGCGATCCAGATCAAGCAGCTCACCCGTATCGACAGCGCCGACACCGTGGTGCTTTACACCTACGTGTTCTGGGTACCGCTGTCGCTGATACCGGCCTTGTTCGTATGGGTGTGGCCCACCGGCATCGCCTGGGTCTGGTTGCTGGCCACCGGCGTGCTGGGCACCATCGGCCAGTTGCTGTGGACACGCGCACTGCGCCTGGGCGAAGTCTCCGCGCTGACCCCGATCAGCTTCCTGCAACTGCCGCTGGTGACCTTGTGTGGCTGGCTGTTGTTCGCAGAGACGGTGGATCGCTGGACCATCATCGGCGCGGGCATCATCCTCGCCGCCAACGCCTACATCGCCCATCGCGAAGCAGTGCTGTCACGGCGTGCAGCGAGCGTCGCCGCGAGCGCAGCGGCCAAGCCGGCAGAGTAA
- the murB gene encoding UDP-N-acetylmuramate dehydrogenase, translating into MDDTNNAAAPLRWTLTHNAPLQALNTFHVQASAAQLLELHDAALLPEVLALPEVANGPLLVLGSGSNVLIAEDLPGTVLVFGNREISFLEHRADHAVIRAGAGVSWHGLVMWSLQEGLSGLENLALIPGTAGASPIQNIGAYGAQVGEFIQTVEAWDCQEKTWVRLDNEQCGFAYRDSVFKQQPDRYLITAIELKLPLLHDLRMGYAGIREELQAQGVELPSAVDVANAVIAIRRRKLPDPDVLGNAGSFFKNPVLPLEQVEVLLQHFPELPVFPADRDDRRKVSAAWMIESCGWKGFREGDAGVAPSHALVLVNHGNATGTELLALARRISASVLEKFGVPIEPEPRLLGAQW; encoded by the coding sequence ATGGACGACACCAACAACGCTGCAGCACCGCTGCGCTGGACCCTCACCCACAACGCGCCACTGCAGGCCCTGAACACGTTCCACGTGCAGGCCAGCGCAGCGCAGTTGCTGGAACTGCACGACGCCGCGCTGCTGCCGGAGGTTCTGGCGTTGCCGGAAGTGGCCAATGGCCCGCTGCTGGTGCTCGGCAGCGGCAGCAATGTGCTGATCGCCGAAGACCTGCCCGGCACCGTGCTGGTGTTCGGCAACCGCGAAATCAGTTTCCTCGAACACCGTGCCGACCACGCCGTGATCCGCGCTGGAGCCGGCGTGTCCTGGCACGGGCTGGTGATGTGGTCGCTGCAGGAAGGCCTGTCCGGCCTGGAAAACCTGGCCCTGATTCCCGGCACCGCCGGCGCATCGCCGATCCAGAACATCGGCGCCTATGGCGCGCAGGTCGGCGAGTTCATCCAGACCGTAGAGGCCTGGGACTGCCAGGAAAAAACCTGGGTACGGCTGGACAACGAACAGTGTGGCTTCGCCTACCGCGACAGCGTGTTCAAGCAGCAGCCGGACCGCTACCTGATCACCGCCATTGAACTGAAACTGCCGCTGCTGCACGACCTGCGCATGGGCTACGCCGGCATCCGCGAAGAACTGCAGGCGCAGGGCGTGGAACTGCCGAGCGCGGTGGACGTGGCCAATGCGGTGATCGCGATCCGTCGCCGCAAGCTGCCCGACCCCGACGTACTGGGCAACGCGGGCAGCTTCTTCAAGAACCCGGTGCTGCCACTGGAACAGGTGGAGGTGCTGCTGCAGCACTTCCCCGAGCTGCCGGTGTTCCCGGCAGACCGCGACGACCGCCGCAAGGTCTCGGCGGCCTGGATGATCGAATCCTGTGGCTGGAAGGGCTTCCGCGAAGGTGATGCCGGCGTTGCGCCCAGCCACGCGCTGGTGCTGGTCAACCACGGCAACGCCACCGGCACTGAACTGCTGGCGCTGGCACGGCGGATCTCCGCTTCGGTACTGGAGAAGTTCGGCGTGCCGATCGAACCGGAGCCCCGCCTGCTCGGCGCACAGTGGTGA
- a CDS encoding quinone-dependent dihydroorotate dehydrogenase — MYSLARPFLFSLDAERAHGLGLSALDLAYRTGTTPLVAARIAPMPSTVFGLTFPNPVGLAAGLDKNGEHIDALFALGFGFVEIGTITPRPQAGNPKPRLFRLPAHNAIINRMGFNNAGVDALVRNVERARSRRGLLGINIGKNKDTPNEQAADDYIACMDKVYPLADYITVNISSPNTAGLRELQEETALRQLVSQLRERQEALAAQHGRRVPMLVKVAPDLSERDIDAAARVLGELQVDGVIATNTTIDHSRVAGDPLANEAGGLSGAPVLEQSTLVLRRLRARLPESVPLVGVGGILSGADAVAKMAAGAALVQCYSGLIFKGPALVADCVEAIRRRREAPSRGAVAPL, encoded by the coding sequence ATGTATTCGCTTGCCCGCCCCTTCCTGTTCTCGCTCGACGCCGAACGCGCCCACGGTCTCGGCCTGTCCGCTCTGGACCTGGCCTATCGCACCGGCACCACGCCGCTGGTGGCCGCACGCATCGCGCCGATGCCCAGCACGGTGTTCGGGCTGACGTTCCCCAATCCGGTCGGCCTTGCTGCCGGCCTGGACAAGAATGGCGAGCACATCGATGCACTGTTCGCGCTGGGCTTCGGCTTCGTGGAGATCGGCACGATCACGCCGCGACCGCAGGCCGGCAACCCCAAGCCGCGCCTGTTCCGGCTGCCTGCGCACAACGCGATCATCAACCGCATGGGCTTCAACAACGCCGGGGTGGATGCGCTGGTGCGCAACGTCGAACGCGCGCGCAGCCGGCGCGGCCTGCTCGGCATCAACATCGGCAAGAACAAGGACACCCCCAACGAACAGGCGGCCGATGACTACATCGCCTGCATGGACAAGGTGTACCCGCTGGCCGACTACATCACCGTCAACATTTCCTCGCCCAACACGGCCGGCCTGCGCGAGCTGCAGGAAGAGACCGCTCTGCGGCAGCTGGTCAGCCAGCTGCGTGAGCGCCAGGAAGCGCTGGCCGCGCAGCATGGCCGACGCGTGCCAATGCTGGTGAAGGTGGCCCCGGACCTCAGCGAGCGCGACATCGATGCCGCCGCGCGCGTACTTGGCGAACTGCAGGTGGACGGCGTGATCGCCACCAACACCACCATCGACCACAGCCGGGTTGCCGGCGATCCGCTGGCCAATGAAGCCGGCGGGCTGTCCGGTGCACCGGTGCTGGAACAGTCCACCCTGGTACTGCGCCGCCTGCGTGCACGCCTGCCCGAATCAGTGCCGCTGGTCGGTGTCGGCGGCATCCTGTCCGGTGCCGACGCCGTGGCCAAGATGGCCGCCGGTGCGGCGCTGGTGCAGTGCTACAGCGGCCTGATCTTCAAGGGCCCGGCATTGGTCGCCGACTGCGTGGAGGCGATCCGCCGCCGACGCGAGGCGCCCAGCCGCGGCGCGGTGGCACCCCTGTGA
- a CDS encoding class I SAM-dependent methyltransferase, whose amino-acid sequence MTSADSTERFSSRVADYVRYRPDYPPALMDWLHGSMAVATSARVADIGAGTGISSRQFLAAGHPLVAVEPNAAMRAAAEHWLAPQYPQFSAVDGRAEATGLADASVDLVGAAQAFHWFDTVAVRAEWQRILRPGGLALIYWNSRLLDASPFLVGYEQLLLDYGTDYTAVAERYQDDATMQAWFGSGLRGMVQLPNVQHLDLDALRGRLLSSSYAPQPGHPRHAPMLAALQDLFAAHAVDGQVAFEYRTRAFLGTLD is encoded by the coding sequence ATGACCTCCGCCGACAGCACTGAACGCTTCAGCAGCCGCGTCGCGGACTATGTCCGCTACCGCCCGGACTATCCGCCTGCCCTGATGGACTGGCTGCATGGCTCCATGGCCGTGGCAACCAGCGCGCGTGTCGCTGACATCGGCGCCGGCACCGGCATCTCCAGCCGACAGTTCCTGGCCGCCGGCCATCCACTGGTCGCCGTCGAACCCAACGCGGCGATGCGCGCCGCCGCCGAGCACTGGCTGGCGCCGCAGTATCCGCAGTTCTCCGCCGTCGATGGCCGCGCCGAGGCCACCGGGCTGGCCGATGCCAGCGTTGATCTGGTCGGCGCCGCGCAGGCCTTCCACTGGTTCGACACCGTGGCCGTGCGCGCCGAATGGCAGCGCATCCTGCGCCCGGGCGGCCTGGCGCTGATCTACTGGAATTCGCGCCTGCTCGATGCCAGCCCGTTCCTGGTCGGCTACGAACAACTGCTGCTGGACTACGGCACCGACTACACCGCCGTGGCCGAACGCTACCAGGACGACGCCACCATGCAGGCCTGGTTCGGCTCCGGCCTGCGCGGCATGGTGCAGCTGCCGAACGTGCAGCACCTGGACCTGGACGCCCTGCGCGGGCGCCTGCTGTCTTCTTCCTACGCGCCGCAGCCCGGCCATCCGCGCCACGCGCCGATGCTGGCTGCGCTGCAGGACCTGTTCGCCGCCCATGCGGTCGACGGCCAGGTCGCTTTTGAATATCGAACCCGAGCCTTCCTCGGCACGCTGGACTGA
- a CDS encoding DUF4190 domain-containing protein has protein sequence MSVPPRQSNALAVVSLIAGICSWTVLPGVAALVAIITGHLARAEIRRRAGEQDGDGMALAGLIMGWLNILAAVGLVAILIFAMVAAGADAKPGLRW, from the coding sequence ATGAGCGTGCCACCCCGACAGAGCAACGCCCTGGCCGTGGTCAGCCTGATCGCGGGCATCTGCAGCTGGACCGTGCTGCCGGGTGTCGCCGCCCTTGTTGCCATCATCACCGGGCACCTGGCCCGCGCCGAGATCCGCCGCCGCGCCGGCGAACAGGACGGCGATGGCATGGCCCTGGCCGGGTTGATCATGGGTTGGCTCAACATCCTCGCTGCGGTGGGCCTGGTGGCGATCCTGATCTTCGCGATGGTGGCCGCCGGCGCCGACGCCAAACCTGGACTGCGCTGGTGA
- a CDS encoding SDR family NAD(P)-dependent oxidoreductase, translated as MGQSPSGDPTHPVPTTQGRIPTGAPTLDFTGRRVLIAGGSKGIGRELALAFARAGAQVSACARGQAGLDALQADAQAQGTQLHTFATDLGDLGRIGAWLQAAADALGGIDVLVNNATGYGMADDEDGWAASLQIDLMAAVRASRLALPWLRASSDACILNLSSIAAQQPRPGGAPYAAAKAALSHYTTSQALALAPDRIRVNAIAPGSIEFADGLWDRRRVEDPALYHGTLAKIPFGRFGQPREIADAALFLCSPLARWITGHVLNVDGGQVLMG; from the coding sequence ATGGGTCAGAGCCCCTCCGGGGATCCGACCCATCCCGTGCCGACCACTCAGGGTCGGATCCCCACAGGGGCTCCGACCCTCGATTTCACCGGCCGCCGGGTGCTGATCGCCGGTGGCAGCAAGGGCATCGGCCGCGAACTGGCGCTGGCCTTCGCCCGCGCCGGTGCGCAGGTCTCGGCCTGCGCCCGCGGCCAGGCCGGACTTGACGCCCTGCAGGCCGATGCGCAGGCCCAGGGCACGCAGCTGCACACCTTCGCCACCGATCTGGGCGACCTCGGCCGCATCGGCGCCTGGCTGCAGGCCGCTGCCGACGCGCTCGGCGGCATCGATGTGCTGGTCAACAACGCCACCGGCTACGGCATGGCCGATGACGAAGACGGCTGGGCGGCCAGCCTGCAGATCGACCTGATGGCGGCGGTCCGCGCCTCGCGCCTTGCGCTGCCGTGGCTGCGCGCCTCGTCCGATGCCTGCATCCTCAACCTCTCTTCAATCGCCGCGCAGCAACCGCGTCCCGGCGGCGCACCGTATGCGGCGGCCAAGGCCGCGCTGTCGCACTACACGACGTCGCAGGCCCTGGCGCTGGCGCCGGACCGGATCCGGGTCAACGCCATCGCACCGGGCTCGATCGAATTTGCCGATGGTCTCTGGGATCGACGTCGTGTCGAAGATCCCGCCCTGTACCACGGCACCCTGGCGAAGATTCCGTTCGGCCGCTTCGGGCAGCCGCGCGAGATCGCCGATGCCGCGCTGTTCCTGTGCTCGCCGCTGGCGCGCTGGATCACCGGCCACGTGCTCAATGTCGATGGCGGCCAGGTGCTGATGGGCTAG
- the amaB gene encoding L-piperidine-6-carboxylate dehydrogenase: protein MSSELLKSLGLDAINAGTYLGNGEWSSATGGELITPINPTTGEPIAQVRATTEAEYETVIARAQEAFKVWRTTPAPRRGEAVRLCGEALRRNKDALGSLVALEMGKSKPEGDGEVQEMIDIADFAVGQSRMLYGYTMHSERPGHRMYEQYQPLGLVGIISAFNFPVAVWAWNSFLATICGDICLWKPSNKTPLTAIASMRICNEALRDAGFPDLFFLINDAGTALSEKMVADKRVPLISFTGSTQVGRTVAEKVAHRLGRCLLELGGNNAIILDETADLKLAIPGIVFGAVGTAGQRCTTTRRLIVHESIHDDVLATLVKAYKQVEGKIGDPTDPANLMGPLNSDGAVQQFLASIEKAKASGGIIETGGTRIDRAGNFVLPAIVTGLKNSDEVVQHETFAPILYVMKYSTLDEAIDMQNGVPQGLSSSIFTTNLKTAERFLSAAGSDCGIANVNIGTSGAEIGGAFGGEKDTGGGRESGSDAWKVYMRRQTNTINYSDSLPLAQGIKFDL, encoded by the coding sequence ATGTCTTCCGAGCTGCTCAAGTCCCTTGGTCTGGACGCGATCAACGCTGGCACCTACCTGGGCAACGGGGAGTGGTCGAGCGCTACCGGTGGTGAACTGATCACCCCGATCAATCCGACCACGGGCGAGCCGATCGCGCAGGTCCGCGCCACCACCGAAGCCGAGTACGAAACCGTCATCGCGCGCGCCCAGGAAGCCTTCAAGGTCTGGCGCACCACGCCGGCCCCGCGTCGCGGTGAAGCTGTGCGCCTGTGTGGCGAAGCGCTGCGCAGGAACAAGGACGCCCTCGGTTCGCTGGTCGCGCTGGAAATGGGCAAGAGCAAGCCCGAAGGCGACGGTGAAGTGCAGGAGATGATCGACATCGCCGACTTCGCCGTGGGCCAGAGCCGCATGCTGTACGGCTACACCATGCATTCCGAGCGCCCCGGCCACCGCATGTACGAGCAGTACCAGCCGCTCGGCCTGGTCGGCATCATCAGCGCGTTCAACTTCCCGGTGGCGGTGTGGGCATGGAACTCGTTCCTGGCCACGATCTGCGGCGACATCTGCCTGTGGAAGCCGTCCAACAAGACCCCGCTGACCGCCATCGCCTCGATGCGCATCTGCAATGAAGCGCTGCGCGATGCAGGTTTCCCGGACCTGTTCTTCCTGATCAACGACGCCGGCACCGCGCTGTCGGAAAAGATGGTGGCCGACAAGCGCGTGCCGCTGATCAGCTTCACCGGCTCGACCCAGGTCGGCCGCACGGTCGCCGAGAAGGTCGCGCACCGCCTTGGCCGCTGCCTGCTGGAACTGGGCGGCAACAACGCGATCATCCTCGACGAAACCGCCGACCTGAAGCTGGCCATTCCCGGCATCGTGTTCGGTGCGGTCGGCACCGCCGGCCAGCGCTGCACCACCACCCGCCGCCTGATCGTGCACGAATCCATCCATGACGACGTGCTGGCCACGCTGGTCAAGGCGTACAAGCAGGTGGAAGGCAAGATCGGCGATCCGACCGACCCGGCCAACCTGATGGGCCCGCTCAACAGCGACGGCGCCGTGCAGCAGTTCCTGGCCTCCATCGAAAAGGCCAAGGCCAGCGGCGGCATCATCGAAACCGGCGGCACGCGCATCGACCGCGCAGGCAACTTCGTGCTGCCGGCCATCGTCACCGGCCTGAAGAACAGCGATGAAGTGGTGCAGCACGAGACCTTCGCGCCGATCCTGTACGTGATGAAGTACAGCACGCTGGACGAAGCCATCGACATGCAGAACGGCGTGCCGCAGGGCCTGTCCTCGTCGATCTTCACCACCAACCTGAAGACTGCCGAGCGCTTCCTGTCGGCGGCCGGTTCGGACTGCGGCATCGCCAACGTCAACATCGGCACCTCGGGCGCGGAAATCGGTGGCGCCTTCGGTGGCGAGAAGGACACCGGCGGTGGTCGCGAGTCCGGTTCGGATGCATGGAAGGTCTACATGCGCCGCCAGACCAACACCATCAACTATTCGGATTCGCTGCCGCTGGCCCAGGGCATCAAGTTCGACCTGTGA
- a CDS encoding SMI1/KNR4 family protein: protein MPGGTTVATAALIDEAERELCVVFPVELRAVWLTHNGTELPGGWRFFPVFDPGNPRKTAGSVTYENLRGAWGMHLRSLDLVALASNGTGNHLVMRVVDGVAIRDILHWNHETEKLTRWKPGIDAVMRSARTSAERLAAIRATLMKDTPRARLPAR, encoded by the coding sequence ATGCCGGGAGGTACCACCGTTGCCACTGCGGCGCTCATTGATGAGGCAGAGCGGGAGCTGTGCGTTGTGTTTCCAGTTGAACTCAGGGCCGTCTGGCTCACGCACAACGGCACCGAGCTACCGGGTGGGTGGCGATTTTTCCCGGTCTTTGACCCTGGCAACCCGCGGAAGACGGCCGGATCGGTCACGTATGAGAACCTGCGCGGTGCGTGGGGAATGCACCTTCGATCACTTGATCTTGTGGCGCTCGCGTCGAATGGAACCGGCAACCATCTGGTGATGCGGGTTGTGGACGGCGTCGCGATACGGGACATCCTCCACTGGAACCACGAAACCGAAAAGCTGACCCGCTGGAAGCCTGGCATCGATGCCGTGATGCGCTCCGCCCGAACGTCGGCGGAAAGGCTCGCCGCCATTCGCGCCACGCTCATGAAGGACACCCCGCGCGCTCGGCTTCCTGCCAGATAG
- a CDS encoding tyrosine-type recombinase/integrase, whose amino-acid sequence MRKLHRTNPARAALWLFMAHTRLYRGELVGLGKDSVAGRRLRVESDPDEDDQGRTKSGKWREVPLNRYARWALRHLPDPLAAVHKDTVSDWFASDAKRAGIGGSLHRLRHTFCAHMVMAGAPLRKVQILAGHADYATTEKYYAHLTPEGDDRAVAKLRY is encoded by the coding sequence ATGCGCAAGCTCCATCGTACCAACCCTGCCCGGGCAGCACTGTGGCTGTTCATGGCCCACACGAGATTGTACCGCGGGGAGCTGGTCGGACTGGGCAAGGACTCGGTGGCCGGGCGCAGGCTCAGGGTCGAGAGCGATCCGGACGAAGATGACCAGGGACGCACGAAGTCGGGCAAGTGGCGCGAGGTGCCACTGAATCGGTATGCGCGCTGGGCGCTGCGCCACCTACCCGATCCGCTGGCCGCCGTGCACAAGGACACGGTATCCGACTGGTTCGCCTCGGATGCCAAGCGTGCGGGAATCGGCGGCAGCCTCCACCGGCTACGGCACACCTTCTGCGCCCACATGGTCATGGCCGGGGCGCCGTTGCGAAAGGTGCAGATCCTGGCCGGGCACGCTGATTACGCCACGACCGAGAAGTACTACGCCCATTTGACGCCTGAAGGCGATGATCGCGCCGTGGCGAAGCTCCGGTACTGA
- a CDS encoding GNAT family N-acetyltransferase — translation MDYVLQPVQPSQFAVVAGWLDSPEATLRWAGPGVPFPLPAEAFAAALALPSRPGWTLQDADGTCLGFGQYWQTTPGSMHLGRIIVSPQARGRGLGRVLMTALCAEAVRRTAAMQLTLKVYRDNQAAVALYRDLGFVASEDASTPELLFMACDTT, via the coding sequence ATGGATTACGTCCTGCAGCCTGTCCAGCCTTCGCAGTTTGCCGTTGTTGCCGGCTGGCTCGACTCACCTGAGGCGACCCTGCGCTGGGCAGGTCCCGGCGTTCCCTTCCCCTTGCCTGCCGAAGCCTTCGCCGCTGCATTGGCGTTGCCTTCGCGTCCAGGCTGGACACTGCAGGATGCCGACGGCACCTGCCTGGGCTTCGGCCAGTATTGGCAGACAACACCCGGCAGCATGCACCTCGGGCGCATCATCGTGTCGCCGCAGGCACGCGGCCGTGGCCTTGGCCGGGTGTTGATGACGGCACTGTGCGCCGAAGCCGTTCGCCGCACCGCTGCGATGCAGCTGACATTGAAGGTCTATAGGGACAATCAGGCGGCCGTGGCGCTGTACCGCGACCTCGGCTTCGTCGCCAGCGAAGACGCCTCCACGCCGGAGCTGCTGTTCATGGCCTGCGATACAACCTGA